A genomic stretch from Schaalia odontolytica includes:
- a CDS encoding YhgE/Pip domain-containing protein, producing the protein MRIIWAIYRADLRRAHRSIIASVVVLGLVVIPSLFTWFNVAASWDPFGNTRSLRIAIANTDAGYKADLVPLRINIGDSVVSALRKNDSFDWVIDSEDAAIEGTRSGDYYAAIVIPSDFSREMLTFFDGGASSAPMTYYVNEKKNGISPKIAGQGAEAVSAQVNQIFVQTLSEVALDTATSVGGALSSPTAANTVTALDNRVQTVASRLRTAADSADAYASLVGSSVTLIDSTATLVDGLGSAKGSAQSAASSSQAGADGLGAAASAAVSSVSDAISSSQSSLTSLSTAVDNVYAKGATSGSDAASTLRSQATVLDTQASSFASIKSTLEGLPGSPVSQSSLDRLQAASDRLTAVANGLRAAASELDSKVANAEAGHATVNGLIAQARSAVDGLSSDYENNLRPQLASLGSTLASAQSSLNAARTSLEGATSAASNGSGSAREGMTQLRDNLTGAATSLREAAGKLDSLHASVSEVLSGGDLTTLGTIIGNNPEALAAAIAAPVGVEKTPVYPVANFGSQMAPLYSILALWVGSVLMVVSMRSDVTNSNVAEGLPEGDLLRATLTAKPVGLAAGYLGRYLIFGTIALAQATLVGLGDLYFLKVQHVYPLQFMGTLWLTAIVFSFLMYTLIATFGNAGKALGVLLLVLQISGAGGAFPLAILPSFFSAISPFLPATHAITALRASIAGYSGHEYADAMWFLASFILFAAFLGLVLRPLLVGKNRRMVETLEATKLL; encoded by the coding sequence GTGAGAATCATCTGGGCCATCTACCGTGCTGACCTGCGTCGCGCTCACCGATCGATCATCGCCAGCGTCGTCGTCTTGGGCCTGGTTGTCATCCCGTCGCTATTTACGTGGTTTAACGTGGCTGCGTCGTGGGATCCTTTCGGGAACACACGCTCCCTGCGTATCGCGATCGCGAACACGGACGCGGGCTACAAGGCGGACCTGGTTCCGCTGCGCATCAACATCGGCGATTCCGTGGTGTCCGCGCTGCGCAAGAACGACAGCTTCGACTGGGTGATCGACTCCGAGGATGCCGCTATCGAAGGGACGCGCTCGGGCGATTACTACGCGGCCATCGTTATCCCGTCGGACTTTTCGCGAGAGATGCTCACCTTCTTCGACGGGGGAGCATCTTCCGCGCCGATGACCTACTACGTCAACGAGAAGAAGAACGGTATCTCGCCGAAGATCGCGGGCCAGGGCGCCGAGGCCGTGAGCGCCCAGGTGAATCAGATCTTCGTGCAGACACTCTCCGAGGTCGCCCTCGATACGGCGACGTCGGTCGGGGGTGCACTGTCGTCTCCGACGGCCGCCAATACGGTGACGGCGCTCGATAACCGCGTGCAGACCGTGGCCTCGCGCCTGCGCACGGCGGCGGACAGCGCGGACGCCTACGCGTCGCTCGTGGGCTCCTCGGTGACGCTCATCGACTCGACGGCCACGCTCGTGGACGGGCTTGGGAGCGCGAAGGGCTCCGCGCAGTCCGCGGCCTCTAGCTCTCAGGCCGGGGCGGATGGACTGGGAGCAGCTGCGTCGGCGGCGGTCTCTTCGGTGTCCGACGCGATCTCCTCCTCCCAGTCCTCGCTGACCTCCCTGTCAACGGCCGTTGACAATGTGTATGCGAAGGGGGCGACGAGCGGGTCGGACGCGGCCTCGACGCTGCGCTCCCAGGCCACCGTGTTGGACACGCAGGCGAGCAGCTTCGCGTCGATCAAGTCGACGCTCGAGGGGTTGCCGGGCTCGCCCGTCTCCCAGTCCTCGCTGGATCGCCTGCAGGCGGCCTCCGACCGGCTGACTGCCGTTGCAAACGGTCTGCGCGCCGCCGCGTCCGAGCTGGACTCCAAGGTCGCGAATGCCGAAGCTGGGCACGCGACGGTGAACGGCTTGATCGCCCAGGCGCGCTCAGCGGTCGATGGGCTGTCCTCCGACTACGAGAACAACCTGCGTCCTCAGCTTGCGTCACTGGGATCCACCCTGGCCTCGGCCCAGTCTTCACTGAACGCTGCCCGCACGTCACTGGAGGGTGCGACGTCCGCTGCCTCGAACGGCAGTGGGAGCGCGCGTGAGGGGATGACCCAGCTGCGCGACAACCTGACTGGCGCGGCCACGAGCCTGCGCGAGGCGGCCGGAAAGCTTGACTCCCTGCATGCGTCCGTGAGTGAGGTGCTTTCCGGGGGAGATCTGACGACGCTCGGGACGATCATCGGGAACAATCCCGAGGCCCTGGCTGCGGCCATCGCGGCGCCCGTGGGCGTGGAGAAGACCCCGGTCTACCCGGTCGCGAACTTCGGTTCCCAGATGGCACCCCTGTACTCGATCCTGGCTCTGTGGGTCGGGTCCGTGCTCATGGTCGTGTCCATGCGCTCGGACGTCACCAACTCCAACGTTGCTGAAGGCCTACCCGAGGGTGACTTGCTGCGCGCGACCCTCACCGCGAAGCCCGTCGGCCTGGCCGCCGGCTACCTGGGCCGCTACCTGATTTTCGGGACGATCGCGCTTGCACAGGCGACCCTAGTGGGGCTGGGTGACCTGTACTTCCTGAAGGTCCAGCACGTCTACCCGCTGCAGTTCATGGGCACCCTCTGGCTGACGGCCATCGTGTTCTCCTTCCTCATGTACACGTTGATCGCGACGTTCGGGAACGCAGGCAAGGCGCTGGGGGTGCTCCTCCTCGTCCTGCAGATCTCGGGCGCCGGGGGAGCGTTCCCCCTGGCGATCCTGCCGTCGTTCTTCTCCGCGATCTCGCCGTTCCTGCCCGCGACGCACGCGATCACGGCGCTGCGCGCGTCGATCGCAGGATACTCGGGGCACGAGTATGCGGACGCCATGTGGTTCCTCGCTTCCTTTATCCTGTTCGCTGCATTCCTGGGGCTGGTGCTTCGCCCGCTTCTGGTGGGCAAGAACCGCCGCATGGTGGAAACGTTGGAGGCGACGAAGCTA